A region from the Armatimonadota bacterium genome encodes:
- the rpsE gene encoding 30S ribosomal protein S5 has protein sequence MPPAQAGLVSERFTAFQAPLEHSLAKINPDTLNLQERVIRTNKCQKTTKGGRNMSWSALVVVGDGEGHVGVGLGKARGIPDAIRKGIEAARKSLIRVPLTSGTLPHEIFLRQGAAEVMLRPASAGTGIVAGSSMRTILELAGVTDVLGKSLGSANALNIAWVTIEALKRMKQAGEVARLRGVDPLRRHDTAPAEDVVL, from the coding sequence GGCTTAGTTTCTGAACGGTTTACGGCGTTTCAGGCGCCGCTGGAGCACTCATTGGCGAAGATAAATCCCGATACGCTCAATCTGCAGGAACGCGTCATCCGCACCAACAAGTGCCAGAAGACAACCAAAGGCGGCCGCAACATGAGTTGGAGCGCCCTGGTGGTCGTTGGCGATGGCGAAGGGCATGTGGGTGTTGGCTTGGGCAAGGCTCGCGGCATTCCCGATGCAATCCGCAAGGGCATCGAAGCTGCCCGTAAGAGCCTGATCCGCGTGCCACTCACCTCCGGCACACTGCCGCACGAGATCTTTCTGCGTCAAGGCGCTGCCGAGGTCATGCTGAGGCCGGCATCAGCTGGAACCGGAATCGTTGCGGGCAGCAGCATGCGGACGATTCTCGAACTTGCCGGCGTTACCGATGTGCTGGGCAAATCGTTAGGCTCGGCCAACGCGCTGAATATCGCATGGGTGACCATCGAGGCGCTGAAGCGGATGAAACAGGCCGGCGAGGTCGCACGGCTGCGCGGAGTGGACCCGCTGCGGCGCCACGACACCGCGCCGGCAGAGGACGTGGTGCTATGA
- the rpmD gene encoding 50S ribosomal protein L30: MTTALKITLVKSVIGGMHDQRATVRSLGLRRLGQSVERPDTPVVRGMIHRVQHLVVVEAATETKG, translated from the coding sequence ATGACGACCGCGCTGAAGATCACGCTGGTAAAGAGCGTCATTGGTGGCATGCACGATCAGCGCGCCACCGTGCGATCACTTGGTTTGCGCAGACTCGGACAGAGTGTGGAGCGCCCGGATACGCCGGTTGTGCGCGGCATGATTCACCGGGTGCAGCACCTGGTGGTGGTGGAAGCCGCCACCGAAACCAAGGGTTGA
- the rplO gene encoding 50S ribosomal protein L15, with protein MAAHTLKPAPGSTHRRKRVGRGIGSGRGKTSTRGYNGNKARGSVNPNFEGGQTPLHRRLPERRGVGKRNPHGFHPIRKRQYALINVGALTTLFSPDDVVTPDVLLQRGLIRNLHQGLKVLADGECSIKLAISAHAVSAAARTKIEAAGGEVTLLPAIRSRA; from the coding sequence ATTGCGGCGCATACGCTAAAGCCCGCGCCTGGATCGACGCACCGCCGAAAGCGCGTGGGCCGAGGCATTGGCAGCGGACGTGGCAAAACGTCCACTCGCGGATACAACGGAAACAAAGCTCGCGGCAGCGTGAATCCAAACTTCGAAGGCGGCCAAACCCCGCTCCATCGCCGGCTGCCGGAGCGTCGCGGCGTAGGGAAGCGAAATCCGCACGGGTTTCACCCGATTCGCAAGCGTCAATACGCGCTCATCAATGTGGGCGCGCTCACCACGCTGTTCTCCCCCGATGACGTGGTAACGCCGGATGTGCTGCTGCAGCGCGGCTTGATCCGGAACCTGCATCAGGGATTGAAGGTGCTGGCAGACGGTGAGTGTAGCATCAAACTGGCGATCTCCGCGCACGCGGTCTCGGCGGCGGCACGAACCAAGATTGAGGCGGCAGGCGGGGAGGTTACTCTTCTTCCCGCGATCAGGAGCCGAGCCTAG
- the secY gene encoding preprotein translocase subunit SecY has translation MFQAVRRAASIPELRNRILFVLGMFSIFAVGAHIPVPGIDHAKLAAIMGQQGGGLLGLVDVFSGGAFRRMSLFAMGIAPYINSSIIMQMMAVAIPQLDALQKEGESGRKQIARITRRLTVALSVLQATGMTLIFSRGGIEVSWITRIQIIVTLTAASQFLVWMGEQVTEKGVGNGVSLVIFAGILLSLPYQVNLIWLQVSHGTVPWINMVLLIAAFVGTVYAVVYITEGTRRIPISHAKRVIGMRQTQAQSSFLPIKVNTAGVMPIIFAISMVLLPQTLVQLVPPASSGPFAWIHNFATWFNPAANWIPLGLYALAVIVFTYFYTSIVLNTEELSDNLRKYGNYIPGIRPGKPTLDYLERVVSRITLAGAVFLALVAVAQYLIPAWTGFRSFTLVGGTSLLIVVGVGIETLQAIEAQLIMRNYEGFIRNKK, from the coding sequence ATGTTTCAGGCCGTTCGTCGGGCCGCCTCCATACCGGAGCTAAGAAACCGGATTCTGTTCGTGCTCGGCATGTTCAGTATCTTTGCCGTCGGCGCGCACATTCCGGTCCCGGGGATCGATCACGCCAAGCTGGCGGCGATTATGGGCCAGCAAGGCGGAGGACTGTTGGGCCTCGTGGATGTGTTCTCCGGAGGCGCGTTTCGGCGAATGTCGCTGTTCGCCATGGGTATCGCGCCCTACATCAACTCCTCCATTATCATGCAGATGATGGCGGTGGCGATACCACAGTTGGACGCGCTCCAAAAGGAGGGCGAGTCGGGTCGAAAGCAAATCGCCCGAATCACCCGGCGCCTCACGGTTGCCCTGTCGGTTCTTCAGGCAACCGGCATGACGCTCATCTTCTCGCGCGGTGGCATCGAAGTATCCTGGATTACGCGCATCCAGATCATCGTAACGCTTACAGCAGCCTCCCAGTTCCTCGTCTGGATGGGTGAGCAGGTTACCGAAAAGGGCGTTGGCAACGGAGTGTCGCTGGTGATTTTTGCCGGCATCCTGCTTAGCTTGCCGTACCAGGTGAATCTGATCTGGCTGCAGGTTAGCCATGGCACCGTGCCGTGGATCAACATGGTGCTCCTGATTGCTGCATTCGTCGGAACCGTCTATGCCGTGGTTTATATTACGGAAGGTACGCGTCGGATCCCCATCAGCCATGCCAAGCGCGTAATCGGTATGCGGCAGACTCAAGCGCAAAGTTCGTTTCTGCCGATCAAGGTGAACACGGCCGGTGTTATGCCGATCATCTTTGCCATCTCGATGGTCCTGCTGCCGCAGACGTTGGTGCAGCTGGTGCCCCCCGCAAGCAGCGGGCCGTTCGCATGGATCCATAACTTCGCAACCTGGTTCAATCCGGCGGCAAACTGGATCCCGCTGGGCCTATATGCGCTCGCGGTTATCGTCTTTACATACTTCTACACCTCCATTGTGCTGAATACGGAGGAGCTCTCCGACAATCTGCGCAAGTACGGCAACTACATTCCCGGTATCCGACCAGGTAAGCCTACGCTGGACTACCTTGAGCGTGTGGTATCACGCATCACCCTGGCGGGAGCGGTGTTCCTGGCCCTCGTCGCCGTTGCTCAGTACCTCATTCCAGCGTGGACCGGCTTCCGCAGCTTTACGCTGGTCGGCGGTACGTCGCTTCTCATCGTGGTGGGTGTGGGTATTGAAACGCTGCAGGCTATCGAGGCCCAGCTGATCATGCGAAATTACGAAGGATTCATCCGGAACAAGAAGTAG
- a CDS encoding adenylate kinase, whose protein sequence is MYIVLLGPPGSGKGTQAARIAAYCRIPAVSTGAIFRDALARGTALGQAVSAVRMDRGEYVPDDVVLAAVDERLALPDCANGCIFDGFPRTVEQAHGLDAVLVARHASLDMVLELIVPEAVLIDRFTGRRVCPRDASTYHVRYQPPKVDGRCDLCGSPLIIRADDAEDVVERRLALYHEATMPLAKNYRNRVQYRAIEADRSADAIFEAVKVALGACMPQTAAAPPSQACSAGQ, encoded by the coding sequence ATGTACATCGTATTGCTGGGTCCGCCCGGCTCGGGGAAAGGAACGCAGGCCGCGCGGATCGCCGCCTACTGCCGCATTCCAGCGGTATCAACCGGCGCCATTTTTCGCGATGCCCTGGCACGTGGCACGGCGCTCGGCCAAGCCGTTAGCGCGGTGAGAATGGATCGCGGAGAGTATGTACCCGACGATGTGGTACTGGCTGCTGTGGATGAGCGGTTGGCGCTACCAGACTGCGCCAACGGCTGCATTTTCGACGGTTTTCCGAGAACCGTGGAGCAGGCGCACGGACTGGACGCTGTGCTGGTTGCGCGGCACGCGTCGCTGGACATGGTACTGGAACTAATCGTGCCCGAGGCAGTACTTATCGACCGCTTTACGGGGCGGCGGGTGTGCCCCAGGGATGCCTCCACGTACCACGTTCGGTATCAGCCGCCAAAAGTAGACGGGCGATGTGACCTGTGTGGGAGTCCGCTCATCATTCGGGCCGACGATGCCGAAGACGTGGTAGAGCGCCGGTTGGCACTCTATCACGAAGCCACGATGCCATTAGCGAAGAACTACCGAAACCGAGTACAATATCGGGCTATCGAAGCGGATCGATCAGCCGATGCCATTTTCGAAGCGGTGAAGGTCGCGCTTGGCGCATGCATGCCGCAGACCGCCGCGGCGCCGCCTTCGCAGGCGTGCAGTGCCGGACAATAG
- the map gene encoding type I methionyl aminopeptidase: protein MKDTSRTVGVQPKTDAEIELIRQAGRVVHRVLNACGQAVAPGIVTGDLEDIAISVISAAGGSSPFLGYAPPGHPPYPAWTCVSVNNEIVHGIPGRRKLEEGDIVTVDVGVELHGFIADSAWTFAVGEVSSETAMLLEVTERALYDGIAQVHSGGRVSDIGAAVQTRAERSGLSVVKELTGHGVGRSLHEDPQIPNYGRPGRGPELVTGMTFAIEPMLNLGGSRIAVLDDGWTIVTADGSRSAHFEHSVAVADCGAQILTNGD from the coding sequence ATGAAAGATACCAGCCGAACCGTCGGCGTACAACCGAAGACCGATGCGGAGATCGAATTGATCCGCCAGGCCGGGCGCGTCGTCCACCGAGTTCTGAACGCGTGCGGTCAGGCAGTCGCGCCCGGAATTGTAACCGGGGATCTTGAAGATATCGCTATCTCGGTTATATCCGCCGCCGGTGGGTCTTCTCCCTTCCTGGGGTATGCACCACCCGGTCATCCGCCGTATCCTGCATGGACGTGCGTGTCGGTGAATAACGAGATCGTGCATGGAATTCCCGGACGCCGCAAACTGGAGGAAGGCGACATCGTCACGGTAGACGTCGGCGTGGAGCTGCATGGCTTCATCGCCGACAGCGCCTGGACTTTCGCTGTAGGCGAAGTGAGCTCCGAGACTGCAATGCTGCTTGAAGTTACCGAGCGAGCCCTGTACGACGGCATCGCGCAGGTCCACAGCGGCGGTCGCGTGTCCGACATAGGAGCAGCCGTGCAAACCCGGGCGGAACGCAGTGGGCTTTCGGTGGTGAAGGAGCTGACCGGGCACGGAGTCGGGCGATCTCTTCATGAGGATCCGCAGATACCCAACTACGGACGGCCCGGGCGGGGACCGGAACTGGTAACCGGGATGACGTTCGCGATCGAGCCGATGCTGAATCTGGGCGGGTCTCGGATCGCCGTGCTGGATGACGGGTGGACCATAGTAACAGCCGACGGATCACGGTCGGCGCACTTCGAACATAGCGTTGCCGTGGCGGATTGCGGTGCGCAGATTCTGACAAACGGAGACTGA
- the infA gene encoding translation initiation factor IF-1, with translation MRPGAQRRKKPPVAATTPGATTGAPVRKVPAADSGKEPGIEVEGVVSEALPNATFRVEITVGEQARSVLAHVSGKMRQNYIRILPGDRVLLELSPYDVERGRIRYRYKS, from the coding sequence ATGCGCCCGGGCGCGCAGCGCCGCAAGAAACCGCCCGTCGCAGCCACCACACCTGGTGCGACCACGGGAGCGCCGGTACGGAAAGTGCCCGCGGCCGACTCTGGCAAAGAGCCGGGGATTGAAGTAGAGGGTGTGGTGTCGGAAGCGCTGCCGAATGCAACGTTTCGCGTGGAGATAACTGTGGGCGAGCAGGCACGTTCAGTGCTGGCGCATGTCTCGGGGAAGATGCGGCAGAACTACATCCGTATTCTCCCGGGTGACCGCGTGCTTCTGGAGTTATCGCCATACGATGTGGAGCGAGGGCGTATTCGATATCGGTATAAGTCATAG
- the rpmJ gene encoding 50S ribosomal protein L36, whose amino-acid sequence MKVRASVKKMCEKCKVIKREGVVRVICVNPKHKQRQG is encoded by the coding sequence GTGAAGGTTCGAGCATCGGTGAAGAAGATGTGCGAAAAATGCAAGGTCATCAAGCGCGAGGGCGTGGTTCGCGTAATCTGCGTCAACCCGAAGCACAAGCAGCGCCAGGGCTAG
- the rpsM gene encoding 30S ribosomal protein S13, giving the protein MARISGVDLPRDKRIEYALTYIYGIGLPSAQRIVAQAKIDPATRVRNLTDTEAGSLREIIEREYRVEGDLRREFQLSIRRLMEIGCYRGMRHRRGLPARGQRTKTNARMRKGPKRAVAGKKKLKK; this is encoded by the coding sequence TTGGCTCGTATTTCCGGTGTGGATCTGCCGCGCGATAAGCGCATCGAGTACGCGCTGACGTACATCTATGGTATCGGCCTGCCGAGCGCGCAGCGGATCGTGGCGCAGGCGAAAATCGATCCGGCTACGCGGGTTCGGAACCTTACCGATACCGAAGCCGGAAGCCTCCGCGAAATCATCGAGCGCGAGTATCGCGTAGAGGGTGATCTTCGCCGTGAGTTTCAGCTGAGCATCCGGCGACTGATGGAAATCGGCTGCTATCGCGGCATGCGGCATCGCCGCGGACTGCCGGCGCGCGGACAGCGAACCAAAACCAATGCCCGTATGCGGAAGGGTCCGAAGCGCGCGGTTGCAGGTAAGAAGAAGCTGAAGAAGTAG
- the rpsK gene encoding 30S ribosomal protein S11 — MASKQPTKGQTKTRSRERKNIVEGIAYIQSTFNNTIVSLADVNGAVIASASAGSVGSFKGTRKGTPFAAQVASESAARKAMDHGLRRVEVMVKGTGAGRETAIRALTSVGIEITMIKDVTPLPHNGCRPPKRRRV; from the coding sequence TTGGCATCCAAGCAGCCCACGAAGGGCCAAACAAAAACGCGGTCGCGCGAACGGAAGAATATCGTGGAAGGAATCGCCTACATCCAGTCGACCTTCAACAACACGATCGTAAGCCTGGCAGACGTAAACGGCGCCGTAATTGCCAGCGCCAGCGCCGGGAGTGTTGGCTCGTTCAAAGGAACGCGGAAGGGTACGCCGTTTGCCGCGCAGGTTGCGTCCGAGAGCGCAGCACGCAAAGCCATGGATCACGGCCTGCGTCGGGTAGAGGTGATGGTCAAGGGTACCGGCGCCGGCCGCGAGACGGCTATTCGGGCCCTGACGTCAGTAGGCATAGAGATTACCATGATCAAGGATGTGACCCCACTGCCTCACAATGGTTGCCGCCCGCCGAAGCGGCGAAGGGTTTAG
- the rpsD gene encoding 30S ribosomal protein S4: MANNHDPRCRQCRREGAKLYLKGDKCYKHCTMEKPSKDGKTRFRDKPPGMHGAPTFQRKVTEYGQQLREKQKLRRIYCVLERPFRNYMSEAQRRAGVTGENLLQLLEARLDNVVYRMGLAASRAQARQMVTHRHFTVNDRPVNIPSFEMRAGDTVGVAPSMRAKGGITEARQRVHRQRPPNWITFDTNQMQGTVVTLPSRDQIDTDVREQLIIEFYSR, encoded by the coding sequence ATGGCAAATAACCACGATCCACGGTGCCGCCAGTGCCGTCGCGAAGGCGCCAAACTGTATCTCAAGGGCGATAAGTGCTATAAACACTGCACGATGGAAAAGCCGAGCAAGGACGGCAAGACGCGGTTCCGCGACAAGCCGCCGGGAATGCATGGCGCCCCGACGTTCCAACGGAAAGTAACGGAATACGGTCAGCAACTGCGCGAAAAGCAGAAACTGCGAAGGATCTATTGCGTCCTCGAGCGACCGTTTCGAAACTACATGTCTGAGGCGCAACGGAGAGCAGGCGTAACCGGTGAGAACCTCCTGCAACTGCTGGAAGCTCGCCTGGATAACGTGGTTTACCGCATGGGGCTCGCAGCGTCGCGCGCCCAGGCAAGGCAGATGGTGACGCACCGGCACTTCACGGTCAACGACCGGCCGGTCAACATTCCGTCGTTTGAAATGAGGGCTGGTGATACCGTCGGCGTCGCCCCGTCTATGCGCGCCAAGGGTGGAATCACTGAGGCGCGTCAGCGTGTGCACCGGCAGCGACCGCCGAACTGGATCACTTTCGATACGAACCAGATGCAGGGCACGGTGGTGACGCTTCCGAGCCGCGATCAGATTGATACCGATGTGCGCGAGCAGCTCATCATCGAGTTCTACTCCCGGTAA
- a CDS encoding DNA-directed RNA polymerase subunit alpha → MESAVPKIGTLESTSSYGKFLVEPLERGYGVTLANALRRVMLSSIQGAAITSARIDKVLHEFSTIPGVKEDTTELLLNLKDINVRVHRNGVVQSDQPRVLRLKVMGPARVTGADVVCPEDVEVVNPEVYLATISDEGVELGIEMTVSINKGYVLGDKHEDLPEAEIGTIALGAAFTPVRKVSFAVEATRVESNTNFERLILEVWTNGTLAPEEAMSSAARHLSQFFALFVNYKRQPGDVMALPALNDETEDDETVPAIRIEELNFTVRTYNCLKKESILNVRELIRWTDEQLMQIRNFGKVSLDEVHEKLAVHGLTLRAGRPAIAAVDGEKDNN, encoded by the coding sequence ATGGAATCGGCTGTGCCGAAAATCGGTACTCTGGAATCTACCAGCAGCTACGGCAAGTTTTTGGTCGAACCGCTTGAGCGTGGTTACGGCGTTACGCTGGCCAATGCATTGCGGCGGGTAATGCTCAGCTCCATTCAAGGGGCTGCAATCACAAGCGCCCGCATCGACAAGGTGCTGCACGAGTTCTCCACGATACCGGGCGTTAAGGAAGACACCACCGAACTGCTGCTGAATCTGAAAGACATCAACGTCCGCGTCCACCGCAATGGCGTGGTACAGTCCGATCAGCCGCGCGTATTGAGACTCAAGGTAATGGGACCGGCCCGCGTTACCGGGGCCGACGTTGTTTGCCCGGAAGACGTAGAGGTTGTGAATCCCGAAGTCTACCTGGCGACCATTTCAGACGAGGGTGTCGAGCTTGGTATTGAGATGACGGTCTCGATCAACAAGGGCTACGTACTCGGCGACAAGCATGAGGACCTGCCGGAAGCCGAGATCGGTACAATCGCACTGGGCGCTGCATTTACACCCGTTCGAAAAGTGAGCTTCGCTGTAGAGGCGACGCGAGTGGAATCGAACACCAATTTCGAGCGCCTCATCCTCGAAGTTTGGACAAATGGTACGCTGGCGCCCGAAGAAGCCATGAGCTCTGCCGCCCGGCACCTCTCGCAATTCTTCGCGTTGTTCGTGAACTATAAGCGGCAGCCAGGCGACGTAATGGCACTGCCCGCACTCAACGACGAGACCGAGGATGATGAGACGGTACCGGCTATCCGGATCGAAGAGCTGAACTTCACCGTGCGAACGTACAACTGTCTCAAGAAAGAGTCGATCCTCAATGTTCGCGAACTTATCCGGTGGACCGACGAGCAGCTGATGCAAATCCGCAACTTCGGCAAGGTCTCACTGGACGAAGTACACGAGAAACTGGCAGTGCACGGACTGACCCTGCGCGCAGGGCGACCTGCAATTGCGGCTGTGGACGGCGAGAAGGATAACAACTGA